GCTCCGCTGGCAAAATCAAAGATCAAGACCAGCAAATCGGGTGGGGCATACGTGTTTAGCTTCAAATCTAAGAACTACGATAAAGTTGAGTTCACGATTGCCGAGAATGGCAGCTTGAAGAAGGTTTTGATGAAAGGTGGGTCGGATTCAATCGAAATCGCTGATGATAAACCGGATGCGATGCACAATATTGCAATGGGAATGTTCCAGTTTGACGCCGTAAATCAATAACCTACTGAATTATATGTACTGTTTCAAAATGGTGGGCTGGCGGCAGTATGCCGCCAGCCCATTAGTATTTCCTCGTTGTATGGCTGTTTCCTCAACCAAATTCTGGATCTTGTCGCAGGATCATCCCTTTTGAACCGTGTAACTGCCTTTAACTGCGTATGCTAGGGCTGAAAGTCACCGATATCTGATTTGCCAACAAATGCAAAAAAATTCTCGTCACCCTGCTTATCAACCCAAAGCTTGTATTTGGCGGCCTCGTTCGGCGAAGGCGTGATCATGCGATAATTGCCATTTTTAAAACGTATAATGAAAAATCTATTGTTCCGATCCTTCAAGTTGTTGAAATAATCAGTAAGCCTTGTAGCAGATTGATCGGCAGCTTCAATACTTAAACCGCCAGCTTTTTGGGCGGCAAAATCTACCTCCATTTCGTATGCGGTATTAATCGTGCTGTTCGATGGCATATATCCTACCGGATAAACATCTATCCGCTCAACAAGCTGCCTAATCTCGCCACGTAATTTCATTCTGACATCAATTGCCTGCTCTGCTGGAACAGAACCTATAAACTGATAAAGCTCCTTCAACCCCTGTATTGATTGTTCGATTGTTGTTTGCTTGTGTGACAGTTGGTTTATTTCCTGATTTATAATTGATCGTTCAGCAGGAATGGCGGTTTGCCTTGTAACTAATTTGTTAATTTCAGCCATGGTTCTATCTCGTACAGCTTGGTTCTCAGCTTGACTGAGTGTTTCATACAAGACATTTATTCTGCGTTCAAGTTGTTTAAATTCATCATTTATAACGGCCAAACGTCCTTGTAAACCCGCAATCTTGGATTCCTTTTGTATTGCATCGTCAGTCAACAGGTCAGCGATATTAAGGCCAGAACAGAAGCTCAAGAATGCATCTTCAAATTCTGGGTATCGGAAACTATGATACTCACATCCCATTTTTCTTCTGGCGTTGTCACATACCAAATACATTCCTGCTTTTGTTTGATTCCCTTTGTTGACAAACTGCATAGGTTTCCCGCAGTATCCGCATTTAGCAAGTCCACCAAACAAATTACTCAACTTACCGTTTTTACCGCCAAAGTCTTTGTTACTCTTGCAGCGCTCTTGAACTCTATAAAACACTTCGTCTGCAATGATACGCGGATAGTAATCGCTGAATACCTCGCCGGTTGGTTTTCGTACCTTTTCCCCTGCTTCCTCATCTGTTACCATTATATGTGGCTCAAATTCCCCTAATACGGCCTTATTGTGTAAGATCTTCTTGACGTAACTTGGAAACCAACCGTTATCGCCTTTCCAAGCAGGAATTTTTTCCGTGTTCAATTTTTTAGCAATTGAAGCCGCACCGATTCCTTGAAGTGCCATATTAAAAATACGCCTGACAATTGCAACCCTGTATTCTATTCCATTAAATTTGATCTTGCTTTCATCGAGTTTTAGCCACGCAGGGGCGCGAGCAGTAAGTTTTTTTTCAGCGATGTTTTCCCGTTTAGCTTTCCAATTGTCAATATGTCTGATAGATTTAGTCAAACTTTCGTCATAAGAACGCGCCATTATTCCAAGACTTGTAAAAACTTGGGAAATATTGTCATTCCATGTTTCATGG
This region of Geotalea daltonii FRC-32 genomic DNA includes:
- a CDS encoding recombinase family protein, which translates into the protein MTQDYNTPRCYSYIRFSTLEQLKGYSLARQMEKSRLYAQEKGLVLDESLTLKDLGLSAFSGKHRTRGALGEFLELAKRGKIPKNSILLVESLDRLSRQKIMTAFDQLREITSYGIIVVTLIDRSEYRHETWNDNISQVFTSLGIMARSYDESLTKSIRHIDNWKAKRENIAEKKLTARAPAWLKLDESKIKFNGIEYRVAIVRRIFNMALQGIGAASIAKKLNTEKIPAWKGDNGWFPSYVKKILHNKAVLGEFEPHIMVTDEEAGEKVRKPTGEVFSDYYPRIIADEVFYRVQERCKSNKDFGGKNGKLSNLFGGLAKCGYCGKPMQFVNKGNQTKAGMYLVCDNARRKMGCEYHSFRYPEFEDAFLSFCSGLNIADLLTDDAIQKESKIAGLQGRLAVINDEFKQLERRINVLYETLSQAENQAVRDRTMAEINKLVTRQTAIPAERSIINQEINQLSHKQTTIEQSIQGLKELYQFIGSVPAEQAIDVRMKLRGEIRQLVERIDVYPVGYMPSNSTINTAYEMEVDFAAQKAGGLSIEAADQSATRLTDYFNNLKDRNNRFFIIRFKNGNYRMITPSPNEAAKYKLWVDKQGDENFFAFVGKSDIGDFQP